The window GCAAAGCTCGACCGAAGGCTGAGCATGATTACCTGGGCGATGCGATTGCCGCGCTCCTCGCCGGCAAGAATCCTGAGATCTCGCACGCCGAGCCGGTCGGCTGTTTGATTGGCAAGAAGCTGAAGCCGGATGAAAAGAGCCCGGTGACTTATACGCAGCACATCGCGAAGATTCTCAACGACCGCTGCGTGAACTGCCATCGCGCGGGCGAGATCGGGCCGTTTTCGCTCACCAGCTATGACGAAGCGGTCGGCTGGGCGGAAATGATTGCCGAAGTTACGGCCGACAATCGCATGCCGCCGTGGCACGCCAATCCGGCGCACGGCAAGTTTCGCAACGACGCCCGCCTGAGCGATCAAGAGAAGCAACTCATCAAGCAATGGGTCGACCACGGCGCTCCGCAGGGTGATGTCGCTCTGCTGCCGACGCCGCCGAAGTTCACCGAGGGTTGGCAAATCGGCGAGCCCGACTTGGTCGTTTATATGTCGGACAAGCCGGCAAATATTCCCGCCAAGGGAGAGGTGAAGTATCAGTATTTTCAAGTCGATCCCGGTTTCACCGAAGACAAATGGGTGACGGCAGCCGAGTGCCGACCGGGCAACCGAGCGATCGTGCATCACATCATTCTTGGCATCGCGCAGATGAACGGCAAAGGCCGCAACGTGGGCGATGTCCATTCCGAATGGCTGACCGCGACCGCGCCGGGTGCTCGGCCGCTGGTGCTGAATGACGGCCATGCGAAGCTGATTCCCGCCGGTTCGAAGCTGGTCTTTCAGATGCACTACACCCCCAACGGTGTGCCGCAGACCGACCGTAGCTGCGTTGGCCTGAAGTTCACCGATGCGAAGAACGTTCGTCATCAAGTAGGAACCGATCAGGCCGGCAACCGCGGCCTGCGAATTCCCGCTGGTGAGGCGAATTACAAGATCGATGCGATTCATCCTTTCAGCAGCGATATGAAATTACTCGCCCTCTTTCCGCACATGCATCTACGCGGCAAAAGCTTTCGCTACACGGCCGTGTATGCCGATGGCAAGGAAGAGATTTTGCTCGATATTCCCCGCTACGACTTCGCCTGGCAGAACGGCTATGAATTTGCCGAGCCGATTTTGATGCCGCGCGGATCGCGACTGCGCTGCGAAGCGATGTATGACAACTCGAAGGAAAACCTGGCCAATCCTGATCCGACGTCCGTCGTTCGCTGGGGCGATCAGACCTGGGAAGAGATGATGATCGGTTACTTCGATGCCACACCGGCTGAGGAAACCAAGGTCGTCAGCAAGCCGTCTCGCGCGATGGAATTTGCCGCGGCCGCCGCGAAGCAGCCGCCGCATTTGTCGCCGGAACTGAAGTCGCTGGCCAAGGAAGCGCTGAACTCGGATGAAAAGCTGATGGCCTTCGGCTTGGAACTGCGCAAGACCGTGCCGCAACTCGATCGTGTGTGCTGGACGGCGATTGAAGGCGATAAGTTGAATATTGCTCGCGTCGCGCAAGATCCGCAGATCACCAAAGTGATCGGCGGCTCGGGGAAGAAGATCAGCACCAGCGTTACCGCGATCAGCAACTACGTGAAGCAGAAAGAGCCGATCGTGATCAAGAATCTCGCCGAGCAAAAGTCGCTCGACATGCAGTTCATGTCGCGCGTCTACGGCAGCAGCGTTCACGTGCCAGCGACGATCGGCGAGTCGACCGGCACCGTGAACTTCTGGAGCATGGAGTCAGCCGCATTTCCGCCCGAAGCGGTCGCGCTTCTCAAAGAAGCGGCTGAGCTCTTAAAGAAGTAGGTCAATCGTTGGAGCCCTGGGTGTGGAACGGAGTCCTAAATCAACCGTCGTCCCGGGTTCCGATACAAAATCTCCGCCAGCAGTTCTGGTGAACCTTGTTCGCCATTCCGCTCGGCGTGCCACTCGCGGTGCGTTGGCACGAACTCGGGATGGTAAGGCCAGGGATCGAATGGTTCGTAGCCGATGGCGGTGGCCAGGCGGCTGCTGTTCATGCTGACGTCGCCCGCGCGCGGCGGCAGCGGGCCGGCTTCGATGCGGTTGCAGCCCATGAGGTCTTCCGGCCGATAGCCGCCGACGCGGTTCACGACCTGGGCGATTTCATACAGGCTGAGCGAGAGAGGACCGCCGGCGTGATACAGGCCGGTCAGCTCCCGTCGTGCGAGGACGTCGAGCAAGAGCGGACTGAGACAATCGGTGTAGGTTGGCGTGCGGCGCTCATCGAAATAAAGCGTCGCGGGCTTTTGTTTTTTGAAACGGGATTGAATCCAATCGATGGCCCCCGCATGGCCGTTGAAGCTCACGCCCATCGGTAGCGAGATCCGCAGCATCGCAGCGCTCGGTCGTTCACGGGCAATCAGCTCTTCGGCTTCGACCATCGTCTTGCCGTAGATGGTCACGGGATCGGTTGCATCATCCTCAAGATGATTGCCGCCGCGAGTGCCGGAGAATACGAGATCGATCGAGAGATGCACGAGTCGCACATCGCTGGCCGCAATCGTTTCTAGCAGCACTTCCATACTGCGAACGTTGATCCGCCGCGCCATCACCGGATCGAGCTCGCACGACTTCAGCTTGCAAGTTCCCTCGCAATGCAACACGCCGGCGAACTGATGCTCGTCGAACAACCGCCGCATTGCATCGCGGTCATCCATGTTGCAGGGGATAATGCCGGGGCCAGAGAGAGGCCAATAGTCGGTACGGCGAATGGCGAGCACCTGCGAACCAAAGCGGGCGCGCAGGAATTGAAACGCGTTATAGCCGGCAACTCCAGCGAGGCCGGTGACGAGCAGCGGCAGTGGTGGAGTCGCATCCTTCGGTCGATTCGCCGGCGGAGAAATATCGCTAAAGCTATTCATCAATTCTGCTCAAACAAACTATTCACTAGGTTCCCGCCGAAAATCATCCAAGCCACCGAACTCTTCGTACTCGTCGATCGACCAGCCCAGCAATCGCCAACCGCTTTCACCTTGGAAGTTGTTCATTTCCCAGTCATCGTCTGCTGCATCCGCCTTCGCGTATCGCATGAAGATGTGATTTCGGCCATCTACCGTTGTCGCTACGCGGCGGCCCGCGACATATAGATAGAGCCAGCCTTGCACGCCGACGTACTGCCCGTTTTCACCTTCATAATTCGAGGCTCCGAACACTCCCCGAACTTGAAAGTCTAAGGGCTGACCAACGGGAAGCACGGACCAAAATTCCGCGCAAAAACCGTGTGACTTTCCTTCGCCGACCAGTGCGTTTTCAGCGCGAGTCAGCTTTCGATTGAGGCACTCGGCAAGCCGATCCAAAAGATGGTCGATGACGCCTTGCCACTCGGCGGGCGTTAAGCCGCCGCGCTGTGGCGATGTCCATAGCAGGTCGTTAGGACTCATCTTTTTTGGGTTGTTTGTCGTGCAAATACTTATCCAAAAACGGCCCAAACTTGGCGTAGTACGCTTTGTGATCGCCACCGTGATCGGCGGCGGGCATGATCACGACTTCATGCGGACCTTGCAGCTGGTTGATCGTGGCAAAGATTCCTTCGGCAGGACAAACCGGATCGACCAGGCCGAGACCGATCAGGCCGGGGCACTTTGCTCGCGTGGCAAAGTTCATCGCATCGAAGTAGCGCGATGTCGTCAGCATTTTTTGTTCGTCTTTCTTCTGCCAAACACGGCTGGCCCAGTTTGGCCAACCGGGCAAACGGCCGGCTTGTTTGCCGGTGTGATCGCAACCAGCGGGCACGTTCGCGGCAAAGGCGGTCACGGCGGGATGAATGCCAGCGGTCACGATGGCTTGGTAACCACCCTGGCTGCCGCCTTGCACGAGCAGATGCTTGCCATCCCAATCGGGCCGTTGCGTGATGAAATCGACCGCGCGGCGGCAAGAGAGAAACATCGGCAAGAAGTAGCTCGTCTCACGGTCCTCGTTGCCGATGCCGGGATAGTCGTTCAGTTCCTTGGCGGCTTTTTCTTTGTAGAAGTCGGCCGATTCATCAATGGGCAAATCGTGCGCGATGATGTTGAACGCCAGGCGACCTTGCTTCGCATGATCGACGACCCAGCCACGATTAAGCGGATAAACCCCGGCCCATTGCACCGTCAGCACTGCCGGCAGCTTCTCGCCACCAACCGGCTTTGCCAGTTGGCCGTAGATTTTCTTACCCTTGATGTTGTCCATCGTCACTTTGTAATACTCGACCTTCTTATCGCCGATGTCGACCGGCTCGAGTTTCACGTTCATCGGAATGGCGTCGAGTTCGGCGATCTTGGCTTTCCAAAAGGCATCGAAGTCATCCGGCGGCGGTGAAGAAGCGGCGATCTTCTCGGGAGCAAAAACCGCAGCGGCAACACCCTTCACTTCCTTGCCTTCCTCGGGCTTGAACTTTACATCCAGCAAAATCAAGCCGGGCGTCTTCTGCGCAGCGTCCTTATCTTGATGAGTGATGGTAATCGCTTCGGCACCTGGCTTCGTCATCCCCTTGGTGACTTCGATCAAACCTCCACGGCGGATGGAATACGTGGCCGCGCCAAAAACCGGCTTGTCGCCATCCTTGACCTCGATAGTCCAAACCACTTCATCGCCGGGCTGATAAACGCCGGTCGCTTGGTTGGCCAAAATCGTCAACTTCGGCTCGGCCGTGGTGACGGCAGGAATCAAACACGCGACCAGGCACGTCGCGAAACAGAGCAAGCGGCGGTTGAGCATGGGAGGGACCTCAGAGGGTGGGATTTGACAAGCACCAATGATAACCCAGAGTTATCGTTGCGAGTACGCTGGTTGTCGCTGCGGGTACGCAGGAGGCAGCCGTTGTCAAGCAAAGTGCGTACAAACCGCAACCGTCCCCCGGCGGGATGCACAACTTGCCCCATGGTGGATAGAATGTCCTGCGGAACCGCACAGACCCGCTGACGGGTCTGCTTACCATGGAACGACGAACAATCTCAACTTGAGCTTAGGTGTTATGGAGAAGTACGAACAGGAAGATGGCGACGGCGAAAACCGGCGAGGAACGCCGCGCACCGCAGGGCTGGGGCTGATGCTCTTGCTGGGCATCATGCTGATGGTGGGCACGATCTTTTTCGTGCAACAAAAGCGCGACGTCACCATGATTCCGGTCAGCTTTCTGGAAGAGCAGCTGACGGCGCAAAATGTCTTGCAGGTCACCATGGGCCAAACCAAGGCCGAAGGTATCTTCAAGGAACCGCCGCTGCTGCCGCCGCAGTTGAACCAAAAGGGTCAACTCGAGCAGCAACTAAACGCCGATAAAACGCCCAAAAAGGCGACTCGCAAGTTCGCTGTCTTTCTCGATCCCAATTGGAGCAAGGACACCGCCTTTGCCGAGTTGCTCCGCAAGAGCGGCGCTCAAGTCG is drawn from Anatilimnocola floriformis and contains these coding sequences:
- a CDS encoding redoxin domain-containing protein, which encodes MNRVLRMMAGLCVAVLGAGNCLAADAAPAGKPVKEFSLQDFRGKSWSFADAKEQKVLVLAFLGCECPLAGQYAETLRTIAEKQGKDVAVWGIFANQQDALSEMAAFAKDHRIEYPLLKDAGNVVADQLKATRTPEIVVLDQQRIVRYQGRIDDQFTYGKARPKAEHDYLGDAIAALLAGKNPEISHAEPVGCLIGKKLKPDEKSPVTYTQHIAKILNDRCVNCHRAGEIGPFSLTSYDEAVGWAEMIAEVTADNRMPPWHANPAHGKFRNDARLSDQEKQLIKQWVDHGAPQGDVALLPTPPKFTEGWQIGEPDLVVYMSDKPANIPAKGEVKYQYFQVDPGFTEDKWVTAAECRPGNRAIVHHIILGIAQMNGKGRNVGDVHSEWLTATAPGARPLVLNDGHAKLIPAGSKLVFQMHYTPNGVPQTDRSCVGLKFTDAKNVRHQVGTDQAGNRGLRIPAGEANYKIDAIHPFSSDMKLLALFPHMHLRGKSFRYTAVYADGKEEILLDIPRYDFAWQNGYEFAEPILMPRGSRLRCEAMYDNSKENLANPDPTSVVRWGDQTWEEMMIGYFDATPAEETKVVSKPSRAMEFAAAAAKQPPHLSPELKSLAKEALNSDEKLMAFGLELRKTVPQLDRVCWTAIEGDKLNIARVAQDPQITKVIGGSGKKISTSVTAISNYVKQKEPIVIKNLAEQKSLDMQFMSRVYGSSVHVPATIGESTGTVNFWSMESAAFPPEAVALLKEAAELLKK
- a CDS encoding SDR family oxidoreductase, whose translation is MNSFSDISPPANRPKDATPPLPLLVTGLAGVAGYNAFQFLRARFGSQVLAIRRTDYWPLSGPGIIPCNMDDRDAMRRLFDEHQFAGVLHCEGTCKLKSCELDPVMARRINVRSMEVLLETIAASDVRLVHLSIDLVFSGTRGGNHLEDDATDPVTIYGKTMVEAEELIARERPSAAMLRISLPMGVSFNGHAGAIDWIQSRFKKQKPATLYFDERRTPTYTDCLSPLLLDVLARRELTGLYHAGGPLSLSLYEIAQVVNRVGGYRPEDLMGCNRIEAGPLPPRAGDVSMNSSRLATAIGYEPFDPWPYHPEFVPTHREWHAERNGEQGSPELLAEILYRNPGRRLI
- a CDS encoding acetylxylan esterase: MLNRRLLCFATCLVACLIPAVTTAEPKLTILANQATGVYQPGDEVVWTIEVKDGDKPVFGAATYSIRRGGLIEVTKGMTKPGAEAITITHQDKDAAQKTPGLILLDVKFKPEEGKEVKGVAAAVFAPEKIAASSPPPDDFDAFWKAKIAELDAIPMNVKLEPVDIGDKKVEYYKVTMDNIKGKKIYGQLAKPVGGEKLPAVLTVQWAGVYPLNRGWVVDHAKQGRLAFNIIAHDLPIDESADFYKEKAAKELNDYPGIGNEDRETSYFLPMFLSCRRAVDFITQRPDWDGKHLLVQGGSQGGYQAIVTAGIHPAVTAFAANVPAGCDHTGKQAGRLPGWPNWASRVWQKKDEQKMLTTSRYFDAMNFATRAKCPGLIGLGLVDPVCPAEGIFATINQLQGPHEVVIMPAADHGGDHKAYYAKFGPFLDKYLHDKQPKKDES